The following coding sequences lie in one Micromonospora sp. R77 genomic window:
- a CDS encoding glycosyltransferase family 87 protein yields the protein MSTQSTAGIDDTGTTDHPSRSDGFVRGVSEVIGGPLGDHAVALDRPAGREGRFWTAARIVLALVCLTLALHWVQKSPCQDGAWQNNVQYTRLCYTDVLALYYAEGLNEGKVPYVDHPVEYPVLTGYFMGALGLPVHALGAKDPGINQGQWFYNLNALVLGALAVATVGVILALRRRRPWDAALFALAPALALTATVNWDLLAIGLAAFGLYAWSRTRPDRLSAGPAVLAGALIGLGGAAKMWPLFLLGPILVLAVRAGRIRTALLAVASAAVTVVLVNLPVAIPYRDNWNRFFELNTTRPIDWGTLWYIGRYLDGKVSPSAPGDLGPFEWLNANIPTLNWVSYALFGLACLGVAALALLAPRRPRLGQLAFLVVAAFLIFSKVWSQQFVLWLLPLAVLARPRWGAFLAWQLAEVCYFAAFYGELLGAATSRPVFPEGVFVLAATLRLVTVAVLCGLVIRDILHPEQDAVRATYADDPDGGVLDGAPDAPWYVRRRGRQATNLPAEPAPA from the coding sequence ATGAGCACCCAGTCGACGGCAGGCATCGACGACACCGGGACGACCGACCACCCGTCCCGCTCGGACGGCTTCGTCCGGGGCGTCTCCGAGGTGATCGGTGGACCGCTGGGCGACCACGCGGTCGCCCTGGACCGGCCCGCCGGCCGCGAGGGCCGGTTCTGGACGGCCGCCCGGATCGTGCTGGCGCTGGTCTGCCTGACGCTCGCCCTGCACTGGGTGCAGAAGTCGCCCTGCCAGGACGGCGCCTGGCAGAACAACGTGCAGTACACCCGCCTCTGCTACACCGACGTGCTGGCGCTCTACTATGCCGAGGGCCTCAACGAGGGCAAGGTGCCCTACGTCGACCACCCCGTCGAATACCCCGTGCTGACCGGCTACTTCATGGGCGCGCTCGGGCTGCCGGTGCACGCCCTCGGCGCAAAGGACCCGGGCATCAACCAGGGTCAGTGGTTCTACAACCTCAACGCGCTGGTGCTCGGCGCGCTCGCCGTCGCCACCGTCGGGGTGATCCTCGCCCTGCGCCGCCGACGACCGTGGGACGCGGCCCTCTTCGCCCTCGCCCCCGCGCTGGCGCTCACCGCCACCGTCAACTGGGACCTGCTCGCCATCGGTCTCGCCGCGTTCGGCCTGTACGCCTGGTCGCGGACCAGACCCGATCGGCTCAGCGCCGGACCGGCCGTCCTGGCCGGGGCCCTGATCGGGCTCGGCGGCGCGGCGAAGATGTGGCCGCTGTTCCTCCTCGGGCCGATCCTGGTGCTCGCGGTCCGGGCCGGCCGGATCCGGACCGCCCTGCTCGCCGTCGCTTCGGCCGCAGTGACGGTGGTCCTGGTGAACCTGCCCGTCGCGATCCCCTACCGGGACAACTGGAACCGCTTCTTCGAGCTGAACACCACGCGGCCGATCGACTGGGGCACCCTCTGGTACATCGGGCGTTACCTCGACGGCAAGGTGAGCCCGTCCGCCCCCGGCGACCTCGGGCCCTTCGAGTGGCTGAACGCGAACATCCCCACCCTCAACTGGGTGTCGTACGCCCTCTTCGGGCTGGCCTGCCTCGGCGTGGCCGCGCTGGCGCTGCTGGCGCCGCGCCGCCCCCGGCTCGGCCAGCTCGCCTTCCTGGTCGTCGCCGCCTTCCTCATCTTCAGCAAGGTGTGGTCGCAGCAGTTCGTGCTCTGGCTGCTGCCGCTCGCGGTGCTGGCCCGACCGCGCTGGGGCGCCTTCCTGGCCTGGCAGCTCGCCGAGGTCTGCTACTTCGCCGCCTTCTACGGCGAACTGCTCGGCGCGGCGACCAGCCGTCCGGTCTTTCCCGAGGGCGTCTTCGTGCTGGCCGCCACCCTCCGGCTGGTCACCGTCGCGGTGCTCTGCGGCCTGGTGATCCGGGACATCCTGCACCCCGAGCAGGACGCCGTCCGCGCCACCTACGCCGACGACCCGGACGGCGGCGTCCTGGACGGTGCCCCCGACGCGCCCTGGTACGTCCGCCGCCGCGGCCGGCAGGCGACGAACCTGCCGGCCGAACCCGCCCCGGCCTGA
- a CDS encoding PadR family transcriptional regulator codes for MLELAILGLLQEAPMHGYELRKELTAKLGAIRAAISYGSLYPTLRRLQAAGWITEAAETPATAEEVPALTSRRGRVVYTITAEGKERFAQLIAQAGPETYDDTGFGVHFAFFARTDQATRLRILEGRRRKIEERREGLRDVLGRAAERLDAYTLELQRHGLDACEREVRWLEELIANERSGRAPTVPPGTAGGRREDNSPPPPGASRTERP; via the coding sequence ATGCTCGAGCTCGCCATCCTGGGCCTGCTGCAGGAGGCCCCGATGCACGGCTATGAGCTGCGCAAGGAGTTGACCGCCAAGCTCGGTGCCATCCGGGCGGCGATCAGCTACGGCTCGCTCTACCCGACCCTGCGGCGGCTGCAGGCGGCGGGCTGGATCACCGAGGCCGCCGAGACACCCGCGACCGCCGAGGAGGTGCCCGCCCTGACCAGCCGACGCGGTCGGGTGGTCTACACCATTACCGCGGAGGGCAAGGAACGCTTCGCCCAGCTGATAGCGCAGGCTGGGCCCGAGACGTACGACGACACGGGCTTCGGCGTGCACTTCGCGTTCTTCGCCCGGACCGACCAGGCCACCCGGCTCCGGATCCTGGAAGGTCGTCGCCGCAAGATCGAGGAGCGTCGCGAAGGACTTCGTGACGTGCTCGGCAGGGCAGCCGAGCGGCTCGACGCGTACACCCTGGAACTGCAGCGCCACGGCCTCGACGCCTGTGAGCGTGAGGTCCGCTGGCTGGAGGAGCTCATCGCCAACGAGCGCTCCGGCCGAGCCCCGACCGTCCCGCCCGGGACAGCCGGCGGCCGACGAGAAGACAACAGCCCGCCCCCGCCTGGCGCGTCCAGGACAGAGCGGCCGTGA
- a CDS encoding DUF5318 domain-containing protein, which yields MRTQRQVVDYSLRKRAVLRELLAGRVGTYDVCDASPYLKNAARFHGEPTDERCPICRSENLIHVHYIYGDELKQSAGQARTRAELPVLAMTVREFQVFVVEVCPGCDWNHLVEQFLLGRDGLAGGTEDGSGQDAMGGSATTSGSAPRRRREAQR from the coding sequence ATGCGTACGCAGCGCCAGGTTGTCGACTACTCGCTCCGGAAGCGAGCGGTGCTGCGTGAACTCCTCGCCGGCCGGGTCGGCACGTACGACGTCTGCGACGCGTCGCCGTACCTGAAGAACGCCGCCCGGTTCCACGGCGAGCCGACCGATGAGCGCTGTCCGATCTGCCGGAGCGAGAACCTCATCCACGTCCACTACATTTACGGTGACGAACTCAAGCAGTCCGCCGGCCAGGCGCGTACCCGGGCCGAGTTGCCCGTCCTGGCGATGACGGTGCGTGAGTTCCAGGTCTTCGTGGTGGAGGTGTGCCCCGGGTGTGACTGGAACCATCTCGTCGAGCAGTTCCTGCTCGGGCGGGACGGGCTGGCCGGTGGCACGGAGGACGGGTCGGGTCAGGACGCGATGGGTGGCTCGGCCACCACGTCCGGGTCGGCCCCTCGTCGAAGGCGAGAGGCGCAACGGTGA